The segment CACTAGCATGGAACAGAGAGGGTTTTATGCAATTAGCTGGAGCAAAAGTAGCTATTGAAAGAGATTGCACAGATTATATCACTGTGTAAATTATTGAGCTGATGTCCTGGAGGTGATAGAGGAaacccttctttcttctgtcctgAGGCTGGCAGCTCTGAAAGTTTATACCTGCCTCCTGGAAGCTGTAGCTCCTGTAGACTGCTTAGATAATTGATTTGCAATTTTCATCAGCCAGAGGATTTATGTAATATATAGACAAACAGAAGGATTTTATACTTCTGTATTGGCTGAACCATGGTTTATTTTCTGGTTGTGGGTGaaacaaccccacacaccacacaccccaCAAATCCCTCAGTATTGTGATGTTTATCTGGTTAATATTTCTGAGCAATAGTTATAAGCAGTAGTGAATCACAGGCAAGATACAGCCCTGCATGGCTATAGCTACATTACAGACTCTATACCTTTTCTTAGCATCTGCAAAGACACTCAAAATGCCCAGGATCTGAGTGGGGGAGGTGTGCTGCACCTGATATCACCCATGTTCTTCTCCCACGTGCTGCATATGGTCCAACTAGATCCCTGTGCTTGCTAGTGCACTGGGATTCCCTCTGTACAAAACCAGGTACCCATTAGCTATCCCCAAATACAGAAGAGGTTTGGAGAGCAACTTCCTTAGCTCTCCTCTGAGTCCAGGAGGGACTAGGTTCCTTTTGTAGCATATCAACATTTCCAAGCTGGTTTCTGCCTGGACCTTTTCTAAAATTCACTTGAGTATTGGCTCCCCCCATCCCTGGTGAGCACTCATGATGGCACTGGTGGAAGATGAAGTCATACACCCTGCACCCAGTATTGTGCATGTCCCCAGGGACTTCTCATCAGAAGAGCCTGCCTACTGTTTTGGAAATAAGGCTTTACCCACAGTCACCTCCCATACCATGGGATCCAGCATTTTTGTGTGGCAccacccttccctcccccttctcccaAGGGCACAGCCGGGAGCCCTTGGGTTGTGGAGACTTGTCACAATGGCACAGACAGAAGGAACATCATGTCTGGAGGCAaaggaggcaggcagaggggtgGGCTGAGATCTGCTCTGGCACTCAGAATTCTGACTGCCTGGAGATTTCAGGGCTAAAAGCAATGCCCATCTCGTTCTCTTTCCCCCTGGCTGGAATAAAGAGAGAAGGAGCTGCGGCTGTGTGCCCTCCGGCTGTTCATCTGCACAGTTGTGCTCGCTGGACACGCACGTGCAGCAAGCGGAGGGCTTTactgaaggaaagcaaaccGTAGCAAGCAGTTTCTCATTTCATGTGGCTGTTGTGAAAACCATGGCTATTTGGTATTTTGGGTAGTAAGTAGGCCCTACCACGGtgaagctgctgtttcttgtgcccctcaGCCATCCCCCCTGGGGTCAGTGAGTCCCTGGGCTCGGGGCAGGGGAAGCCCTCCTGGGGGAAGATCACTTATTAAAAGAGAGCTGTTGAACCACAGTTGTTGTGTAGGACtaacaaaaacaaagccaaacctGCTGATCAGTGCACACTGTAATTCCAGGCACACCTCCCTCTGAAACTGGTTTCCTTGTTTCCTTCTGAGGAGCCATGTACTACTTTCATTCAGCAAGAGCCAATGTTTTAGGCTTACAGAAACATCTGACGATAAAGGTAGATGTCTCAAGAGATTTGTGGCAAGCCCACCTACAAGCCTACCCCTAGGTACCCAAGTATTTTTGAACACTGGCTGCCAGTAGTGACACATTTAATTTCTCAGCTGTAGAAGTGCGGAGAGACAGATTGGAAAgagttctttttaaaagtgGGCAAGCTGTTTTATACTGCCTTGGTGATTGTTAGCATTTTCTAATTTTGACCTTCAGGCCCCCAGATGGGCATATTTGTAAAAGGTCAAATGTTAAAAGATACCTTGTGTGTTCCACAcacagccctctgctctgcctagTGAATATTTTAGTGACCCATTTACAGCAAGCAGCTTTTATTGAACAGAGTAGGCAAATGCAGAGGGAAACAGAAGCCCCGTCATCCTTGTGACAATTATACGTCTGTCTCTATTGGTGTAATCCACCCTCTCAGCCTGATAAACAAGAGCTTGTGGATGGGGTTTGGAAGAAAGGTGACCGTCACCTTCTGTGATCTGAGTATTTTCTTGCACACACCTCAGCTAGCCTGTAAAGCAGGTAAGTCTTAGCCTTTGCACAGTGATATTGCTCAGGACTCCAATCTTACCTTGAATTTCATTCTagatttttaatctttcttccaGGGCTTAATCAACATAATGTTTCCCTTTCATGTGATTTCTACTTCtagtttttttctgaggcaGCTGCTCAGCAACTAATTgcatttccatcttttttctcGGTGGTGCTACCCCATGTGCTTTCTTACTGCATGCTCGATGAAGGAAACCCTCAGGAGTGCCTAGCTCACTTTTGTTTATTGCAAGTAATTTACAGGGAAAAAGGTCAGCCCAAGCAAACACAACCAAATAAATAGAAAGCTGATGCTTCTATTAATGACCTAAGAAACTGATGTGGACCCTTCTGTATAAATGCACATCCACTTGGGCTGCTATTATTTGTTGATCTCATTTTCTTGAGAAAACCTTTGAATGAACAGGCAGGATGGTGTGCCTTCCTTTTCCCTATATTTTCAGCTATGGGTATGAGAGATTTCCTTTTACAGTAGTTTTGCAAAATGAATGCACAGTAGATCACTTTCTTAAATAAAGGCCCTCCTTTCTGTTTATCTTTTCAAAGTAATTGCTAGTAAGCTCAGGACAATGTTTTGTAATAGCCTGGCCTTGCTCACACACAGCTGGCAGGATGGATCAACTGAAAATCTTCTTCAGTACCAGCAGcaatttctgtcttcagctaGCTCTCCATCCTTTCCCTGAGACCAGCCTTTGGTTTGGCTCCTGTGCAATGTCACTGACTCTGCTTCTTTGCCCCACAGTTCACCCACTCACCGCTATGTCCACACCACTGGAGGATGCGATGGACACCTTGATCAGAATTTTCCATCACTACTCTGGCAAAGAAGGAGACAGATACAAGCTCAGTAAAGGAGAACTCAAGGAGCTTCTCACCAGGGAGCTCACCGACTTCCTTTCGGTAAGATGCAGCTCCTGAACCTCTTGAGTTACTGCTTCATGAGTGGCATAAGCAGCTATCCAAGTGTTCAGGAATAGCATCTCCTTCTGCAAGACGCATCCTGACACAGCCTCTCAGATGACAGTTGTCTTTGTGGAGCTGAGCAGAAGGAGATGAGGTCAAATGTCCTGTTTGAGAAGTGTGTTTTCAGAGGGTGGTCCAGCTTTGGCCACCAGTGGCAGATGGGTACCTGTGCTCTGCTTACTCCTCTGTGCATTTGAGCAGGAAAGCAAGGGCAGCCTAGAAGCAGTAGAAAAATCGATGCTAAATGAGGCTTTaatcaggtttttgtttgtttgttcattttttataaTAGGGCATAGATAAATCCTTCAAAGAATTAAATCCAGCAACCAGCTCTCATGAGACAAGAAGGTAGCTCATGCACAATGGccacaggcacagcacagctacTTGTGTGCCTTGCAGAGAGTTGCTAAGAAAATCCTTTCAGCAATAAGCTGCTGATCTGAATATCTCTTTGCGCATTTGTTATGATCTGCATTACACAGCCTGAGTGCTTTTTATGGAATCATGACCAGATTCATAGTTGTTTTTCTGTATCCTCTTAACAGGAAAAATTGTTGTGGACCCTATCACCACCAGtggcatttttttctacattgtATCAATTTCCtttatttggattttcttttaatcttggCTATTGATTTATTATTACGAGATTCACTGTTCTTACTCCCACTAAATGGGATGTGTTGTTTGCTAAGTAGGAATCTTCTGAATATGATGAATGAATGTATAAGAGGACCGCTTATGAATAGCCTGCTGAAAATCTAAGTACTGTTGGTTAAGGGATGACACAGAGAAATATACATTATAAATTCGTCTTGTCAAAAGAAATCAGTGCTCAGCAGCTCCTAAAAACTGTTTGATTCATTTCAGTGCCTATTTATTACCTGTATTCCTTCTAAGAGCTGCACCATCTTCAGTTTCTGTTGCTGTGCACTTCTGGGACTCCAGACCTATGTTTTTAATGCTGTGGCTAGTAGTATATTACTATTCAAGTGCATATTTCAGGCAGCCTTTTATTTAGTAGCACCAAGGCTCGTGACACAGCAGTGGGTTTCACTGTCAGGTGCATCAGACACGCATTCAAGATCTGCACAGTTAAGTCACTTCTCTTTCCCTTTAGGGCCAAAAGGATCCCCTTCTGGTTGATAAGATTATGAAAGATCTGGACTCCAATGAAGACAATGAAGTGGATTTTAATGAATTTGTCATTCTGGTTGCTGCTTTGACTGTGGCTTGTAATGATTTCTTTGAAGAACAGCTAAAGAAAGAGGGGTTTTAAAAATGCTCAATACAGTCAATCTCCTGGCGGCAAATGGAAGCAAAGCACGCCTAGTTAGGTAGCTGTCATCAGCATTTAGTGAATACAAACCATCATCCCTCCACCTGTTACTGCTGTAAGACACTTATGGAGCAGATCAGCAGCTGGTGTAAGCTGGACCAAAGCCAATTTACACTACCTGAGATCTGACtgaatattttcagtctttgcaCTGCATGCATCTGTAACATGCATTCATCAGTTGCCCAGGTCAAGGGCTTGGGGTGACAGATCCTTTGGCAAGAGTCGAGACCTCTATTTCTTAAATGTCAGTGGGAAGTAAAAGGCACAGGAATGATAGTTACATACTTTCCGAATTGGAAAATTTGGAACGAGGCATAAAACTTGCAATTTAGGTTTCAGTCATTCTATAACAACCACATGTTTGCAGCTGAAAAAGACCAGCTTGTTTTTTGCTCATCTCTGCTTGTTCTAAAGCCCTTTTTGGATGTTGTTTCATTACCTCCCCACACTCTCATATTTCAGATGTGGTCACAGCTGTCTCCTGCCGCCTGAGCAGACAGTACTGCTTGTCATTGTTACAGGTTCatttcccccacctccccagatGGAATTTTGTTGTGCTGGCATTACTGCATCCCAGTAGTCCACCTCTTCATTTGGCATAAATGGATTTATTCATATGATAAATTATTCAAATACATAGAAGATTTAGTCAGCAAACTGCTCAGAGGGCTGATGGAAGGACGGGGTCTTCAGGGGAAATATAAATGCCTTCTGCTTTCACTATTCTGGCACCCTTAAGAGGGCTTTTAGAGGATCACTTGTGGGGGATTTAATGGTGAGATCCCAGGGCACAGCTTTGTAACGTGAGTCATCTTATGGAACAATTATTTAATCTCACACTGATCCAACCCACTGTGTGGAAGTGGTGCAAAAGGGGCAGTGGGACCCCATGGCCAGGCATGGCAAGAGTAGGGTAATCCGGTTTCGTGTTAACCTGCTCGTGGGTTGAATTAAGAGTACTTCTACACTCCAGTTTGAATTAAGCATACTTCTAAAGCCCTGAGAATCCTCAGTGGCAAGGTGTCGTAGCTTTTCCCTTGCACAGAGAACTCCCTTTGTTCCTTGTTATTTTGTTGGCAACTTCAAACTATAATAAAAGATGTCTGAATTAAAtgaagattttctgtttgtgtaaGAGGTTAATAAAAAAACATCCCCTTGTTGATGTTGATACCCTGCTAGTCAACATTTGAAGAATGCATTTCACTTGTCTTTCCTCCCCAGACCCCATTCAGTAAAAACTATAATATTTGTATAAAATCATGTATCATCAAGAAGATGTAATGTATTGTAAGAAGCGGAttctaataaataaaacaagggGCAGGCATCATCCTACAAAAGGGGCCATCACCAAATGATGTTATCCTAGAAATAAGGAGACTTTGCAGTGGTGGCAGGGCCACAACCTGCTGCCTTTTTAACTCTTCAGTGATACATGTTATATTGTATTCACAGAAGATCTTCTAGgggaacaaagcaaaaattattgAAGTAAAACTGACAATAGTTGCACAACGTATTACCCCTGCAATGTCATGCACCTCAATATCATTCCAGTTGTTGGACCAGGGTGGCAGGAGTATCAGCCAGAAAAAGTAAGACTGCTTTTATGGATCCTCATAGGTCCTGAAGACTGTTGTTAGTCTCCAAGCCTTTCCACttgcaaagggaagggagagaagagcaGCTTAAAGCTTCAGCCCAAAGCTAAAAGAAATAAGATTGTTCCAGTAAGGACAAGTTTCTTCATTACGACTTAGCAAGAGGCTCTTTGGAAAAAAGATCCAGAAAGTCCATAAACCCTCTGCTCATCCCTGATGAGCCCCTGGACCCATAGCAGTGCACGTGCCAAGCAGAATTATGGTAAgtcacagctggcagcagcaatgTCCCACGGGGTCAGGCAGCAAGAGTTGCTGCTCTGATGGAGAGGGTCACTGGAGCCATCTCGTCAGCTGAATTTACTAGGAATTGAGTGCAGCCTAATTCTGCTGCAAAAGGGGCTTGCTTGCACATGAGCTATGGCTGAATCAGCGGAGAATGACTCGATCTTTATTTCAACAAAAATTTTATAAAACCTCATAAATCACCCTTTTTGGCTTGgccaaaagttttcttttttttttttttggttaggtttttattattgctgttttaaTTGCAAGGACATCTGTTAAACTCTATCAGgtttaaagaagaaatctttttgcagaaagaccggagacaaagcagaaaaggaagaaaatgctgcaaAGCACATTCAGATGCTTGAAAACACAAAGCTTCAGCACAATCTGGGGTCCTGAGGTGAAGAACTTGCCATCCTAATCTTGGGCTAACCATGGACTGACCCACTGCACCAGTGGGTCATTCTTCTGCTGTTCTCCCACAGGAGCCAACTAGTGCTGCATTAGTAGACACCACTTCCAAGAAAGATACCTGAAGATCACCTGAAAGTTTCAAATTGCCTCTGAACCAGAAAAAGCTGTGAGCAATCCCCTTTTCTGTAAGCAATCCTCAGGAAGGAGAACTGTATTGAAGTCACTTACACAAGATGGTGCTTGCATGACCAGCCTCACTGCGGCCACTTTGTCCTGCAGAGGTGAATATACTGTTTTCAGCTTCtctcagaagggaaaaatgtaTCCTTCAAACATgaaggcaatattttttttttctcattgtttaCTGACACTTTTCCTGCTGACTTCAAGTTTACCTGTAGTTCATGAATCTTGAAGCACTTTGAAGTTTTGCATGCAGAGGAAGCTTGCTGTGTGGCTTTCTCTAGAGTCCCTCAGCTTTAAGAACAATGTCTAAttacaggcatttttttcatttgtgttatCAGACTGTCTGAAAAATTGATAGCAAATTGAACACTGCAATATAACCtaatatttttaagttacaTTAAAGatcaataaaaatacagcaatgcCAGGCAAGATCTTTTCTAGCTATTGTGAAATTGTTTTATCTGACATCTAAAAAGCAgattatcagaagaaaaatggtattATCTTGAAAGCCTCAGCCTTtgccatttgcttttatttcagttcaaaagAGACTTGAAGTGGAGTGCAACTAGGTACACAAAACCTGATGCACTATCagtaaataaatttatattttcttcagatttggTATCCAACTACAGATCTCAAAGAGCTGCTTGTGACACAACTCTGATGACAAGTGCTTTGCAGTGGAGAGGTCCCTTCAAGCTCTGACTTACCAGCCAGGTCCACGAGGAAGGCAGTACCTTTTTCACTCTTAGGGCAGTGTAGATGGTGTCAAGCACAATGGGATAATCATAGAATAGAATaatggaatcatagaattgtttaggctggaaaagacctttaagatcatcgagtccaactgttaacctagcactgccaagaccaccactaaaccatgtcctaCAACATCAGTTCCTCCTTgtaaagatgaggaaaagagCTGCCTGGAGTtgcaggaaaggagagagaagttACGCTAGGAGACCCCAACAGAACAGGTGATGTTTCCAGCAGCCAGAATGTCATAAACTGCTTTCTACCAAATACCATTCAAGAAAGAATTTAAAGTTATTGCCAGTgacaattttatatttatggaTACAAATCTGGTACTGCACTTGCGGGGATGCTTTGAATAGATGGAGTATCTGTGCTAACTTGCACTCGCTAGCAAAGGAAATCCAGCACCTCTAAAGCCTGtcacagctgctgggcaggcagagagcagcGCATGCAGCACGTGCGATGCTGCCCAGAGCCGCTCAGGGAAGCACAGCAGTACAGCAGCTTGACGTGTCTGCCTGTTTGGGCTGGGAAATCTGGACAGGGCTGCCTTTCAAACCCTGGTAGCTACTAGTGCATTTGCTTTGCGCTTTCGGCACCACAACACACAGGCTGGCAAACCGCCCGGGCTGTCAGCACggtgcctgccctgctcaggTGTGCACGCTTGTCCCTTAGCAAAGCGGGTGTCCCCTCCAGGGCAGAGTCTCCAGGacctctcccagcacagcaaTTGCTGCCACGGGCTGCGGCCACAGCAATGCGCTGGGTGTACGCAGTGTGCATGGGCTGCGCTGTATCTTCTCAAAACCTGTGCAGGTATCTCAGTGAAGCACAGCTTTGGGATACCCCACACAGCCAGGGAGTTagtgctgtggcacaggcaggccaggagaagggggaagaagaGCTCTCCTGTAGCAACACAGATCCACCCCAGGTCACTCAGCCATCAAAGGCAGAGCCCCTTTCCAGGCTCCACGCTGCAGTGAAAAGCAGAGTATGGCCACGAGGGAAAATCTTAGGCACAGCCCAGAACTCATCATCCCAGCTAGgcagcacacagaaaacagccagCACCTCCCCGATTTCAACCCCAAAGAAGTTGAGTAAAAGGTCAAACACAAAACTTGCCTCTGAAATCAGATTAATCTATATAAAGGTTTTTGACTGGCAGGAAGATTTGTTAGACTGAGATGTGATTTCATGCACATGTCTAATAAGGGTTTTGATTGACACACCAACAATTATTAGATGTATCTTTAAGTCTGTTGAATGGcacttgaagaaaaaaggggggcACATTTTCAATTCTGTCTTTCTTCCGGCATGTGATACAGCATGAGAGATAATGTTTCATTTATGATCTGATAATCTGTATTCTAAGCTAGTTCTATCCACATCCTTTCCTCTGAgttgggctatggtgggttaCAGGCCCTAGGCAGCCATCAGAGAGAGCACATGACTGAACTTCACCagatatattattaaaaaacccccacacacacaccccacaacaaaagaaaagaagaaggaaaaaaaaaaaaaaaaaaaccaagcaaaaaaaaagtccagaagCACTAAAAAGCCTGTCCTTTTTAAATACCAGCTCTCAGCCACCTGCAATCAGTTGTATTGAGGGGCAACTCCCAAGGaagagagctgcagctgcatccACTTATTTTACCCTTACAAGCAGATTCTCAGCTGATGTAAAATGACAGAGCCTATTGCACTTAGTGGCGTGATTCTGCAACAGCTGAGGACATGTGCTTGAGACTTTAAATTAGCCTTCAGTCTAAAGCTGTGTTTCTATTATCTGGTTGGCTAAATAAGGACATGTCTGTAAAATTGCAAGTGTTGCAACAAGGCAGCTAAAGGAAGACAGGAGGAGCAGTTACTTAGAGCACAGGTATGTGGTGGAAAATTAATGGGAAATGCTCCTGTGATATTATCTGCTTTAAATTCTAAGCTGTCATCTCAGGTCCTGGTTGACTTCATAGGCTGCAGAGCAAATTGTCATGGTGTAGCTCTCAAATACCTATCTGTGGAGTCTGCCTTAAAACTCCATGTATTGCTCTGACTCTACATTCCCAGGGGTTGCATGAACCCAGAAAAGCACTATGTGGAAACAGAATGATgctatagaaagaaaaaaaactgtgGGCAGAACATCTTGCAAAGAGCAGAAGAGCAACTGAACCACCCAAAGCCTTAGTTAATGTTGTGGTTTTGGAGCTGAAAAATGGCAAGAAGTTGAGGATGCTGCAGAAAGATGCAGGTTCCCTAGCCCTGGGGATGTCCTCACTGGGGACATCGAGTGACAGCAGCAAATGAGTCCCTATGGCTGAGCAAAGGGTGGCTAGGCAAGGTGCAGGGTTGAAGAGCTCCATCCCATTAAACCATTAATGCCTTGGCTAGGTGAAACCAAAGCTCTCTTTGTACTTGCACTAATGACTTAATTCTGCAGTTTTCACTTAGGAaatttttgttgtcatttttgGTGCCCCAGGAATAATATTATGTAAAGGAGAATCATTAGCCTTTGAAAGCCAAGTATGGTttctgtttgaaaggaaaatgttcGTTGGCACACCCAAGGTAAAGATGGTCTGTGACACTGCTGTCAAAGGGAAGCTGTCTTTAGACTTCAGGAGGTTGAAAAATGCTGACTGGGTGACCTGGAAGTCCTTCAGTGTTTACAGTTTTTACACTGACACAAAATATTCTAGTACTTTCACCTAGGAGTGTTTGGAGAGTAACTAATCAAAGTGTTTGCACTGCAGCCTGTACAGTAGTGATAACTGGTAAGGAATCACATGGGTGTGAAAAATAAAGGACTAAGTAGGAGCAGTTGAAAGGATAAATATACCGTTATGCTGGGTATGGCGGCATCTCTTATCTGACTCATATTGACTAGCTGAATGGTGCAACACTccacagtatttctgaaatgggCCCATTACTGTGATGCCTAACACTACCAGAGACGATAGTGTTGAATCACAGTTTTTTCCTGGATGAGAAAGACTCAGTCAAGGAAACAGTCACTTCATCTGAGAAATACTTGTCCTTGGGtaggaaaaatatcttaaaatatcACTTATCAAAGTAGTGCTTTGTCAAAGATAAAAGTTTGTTCTTCATAGTGACCCAAATCTAATGAATTTTGGGACATGATGTGTAAATACTAAGATTTCTCAATACATctgaaaattatattctgtATAATAAAGTGACCTCAGCGTTGAAAATAGTTACAAATGTTCTAGTAACCTGGAGTTGAACAGGAAATTT is part of the Falco biarmicus isolate bFalBia1 chromosome Z, bFalBia1.pri, whole genome shotgun sequence genome and harbors:
- the S100Z gene encoding protein S100-Z — protein: MGFGRKVTVTFCDLSIFLHTPQLACKAVHPLTAMSTPLEDAMDTLIRIFHHYSGKEGDRYKLSKGELKELLTRELTDFLSGQKDPLLVDKIMKDLDSNEDNEVDFNEFVILVAALTVACNDFFEEQLKKEGF